A section of the Nitrospinaceae bacterium genome encodes:
- a CDS encoding putative integrase/recombinase y4qK, which translates to MNKMVSHPLSTTNVLISVRSKLESGNYSAQTIKAYLGQLKIFFRHINPQEPYTVTAEEIRGYLDQLVEGNLSRSTIDQAVNALDFFSKSTLNQPLNLDGFRRPAKKKVQPVLLTLDEVKKIAISAENPKHRLMIELAYTAGLRVSEVVAVKVKHLDLANLKLFVPEQENEGEGRTTIFSGSIRDALARQVGNKDPEGLLFPSERGGALTTRAVAKFFKAALEVSGVDKPVTPHSLRHSFGAFMLKNGNPPKVVKTLLGLRRAMPVQGAV; encoded by the coding sequence ATGAACAAAATGGTTTCTCATCCCCTGTCGACCACCAACGTATTGATCAGCGTCCGTTCCAAACTGGAATCGGGAAATTACAGCGCTCAAACCATAAAAGCCTATTTGGGCCAGTTGAAAATTTTTTTTCGCCATATCAATCCGCAGGAACCCTATACGGTGACCGCGGAGGAAATACGCGGCTATCTCGATCAACTGGTTGAAGGCAATCTATCCCGCTCCACGATCGATCAGGCGGTGAACGCCCTGGACTTTTTCTCAAAATCCACGCTGAACCAGCCTTTAAACCTGGATGGGTTTCGAAGACCGGCCAAGAAAAAGGTTCAGCCCGTCCTCTTGACCTTGGACGAAGTGAAAAAAATCGCCATTTCGGCAGAAAACCCCAAACACCGGCTGATGATTGAGCTTGCCTATACGGCCGGGTTGCGCGTGTCGGAAGTGGTTGCCGTGAAGGTCAAACATCTGGATCTGGCAAACCTCAAATTATTTGTTCCCGAACAAGAGAATGAGGGTGAGGGACGGACGACGATTTTCTCCGGCAGTATCCGCGATGCGTTGGCCAGGCAGGTCGGCAACAAAGACCCGGAGGGTCTGCTTTTTCCCAGTGAACGGGGAGGAGCCCTAACGACACGGGCGGTGGCGAAATTTTTCAAGGCGGCCCTGGAAGTTTCCGGGGTGGACAAGCCGGTGACTCCTCATTCCCTGCGTCATTCGTTCGGGGCGTTCATGTTGAAAAACGGCAACCCTCCGAAAGTGGTGAAAACCCTGCTCGGTCTGCGCCGCGCGATGCCGGTGCAAGGGGCGGTTTAG
- a CDS encoding binding-protein-dependent transport system inner membrane protein: MLIAIVVATPVLVVLGSFLAPEADIWQHLADNVLGGLILNTLKLLFCVIPLTAVLGISMGWLTAGCEYPGRRFFSWALVLPFAIPPYVFAFVYLGIFDFSGPVQGVIRDVFPAIGFIDIRNTAGVSLILSLAFYPYVYLMSRSAFLSQGPSTMEAARTLGQSPVGAFFRVALPMARPWVAAGLLLVAMETLADFGAVAIFNYDTFTTAIYKAWFGMFSLNAALQLSSILVVFVLTVLVLEQRFRQRLRFHETGAVSAPDRRLKLTGVSKWLAFTASLTLFLLAFALPCSQLGLWAWNSLNVDALRHLEHALNTLLLGMVTAVVTTAIAIVIAYSKSSNPGPVMRWASRLATLGYALPGTVLAVGVFIPAAWLDNRLLNTLGELTGIKAEIFIQGSLGLLIVAYAIRFMAAGFGSVDSAMQRITPSIVEAARSMGTRGTALLKRIYLPMTRTGVFTAAIFVLVDVMKEMPITLMMRPFNWDTLAVKIFEYTSEGEWELAALPAVGLILTGLLPVLLLTQRSESIK, from the coding sequence TTGCTCATCGCGATTGTTGTGGCGACACCGGTGCTGGTGGTTCTAGGTTCGTTTCTAGCTCCTGAAGCAGATATCTGGCAGCACCTTGCTGACAATGTCCTTGGGGGTCTTATCCTTAATACCCTCAAGCTGTTGTTTTGTGTGATCCCGCTCACGGCCGTGTTGGGAATTTCCATGGGGTGGCTCACGGCGGGCTGTGAGTATCCGGGGCGCCGATTTTTTTCCTGGGCGTTGGTCCTTCCGTTCGCAATCCCTCCTTATGTGTTTGCCTTTGTTTATCTGGGAATTTTTGATTTCAGTGGTCCGGTGCAGGGGGTTATCCGCGATGTATTTCCCGCGATAGGCTTTATCGACATCCGCAATACCGCCGGTGTTTCTTTAATTTTGTCTCTGGCCTTCTACCCCTACGTTTATCTGATGAGCCGTAGCGCCTTTCTCAGTCAGGGTCCCAGTACCATGGAAGCGGCCCGAACCCTGGGTCAGTCGCCTGTGGGAGCTTTCTTCCGCGTCGCGCTTCCGATGGCGCGTCCCTGGGTTGCCGCGGGACTTTTGCTTGTCGCCATGGAAACGCTGGCTGATTTCGGCGCTGTTGCCATCTTCAACTACGATACGTTTACCACGGCCATATACAAGGCCTGGTTCGGCATGTTTTCTCTGAATGCGGCGTTGCAGCTTTCATCTATTCTGGTCGTCTTCGTACTGACAGTTCTGGTTCTCGAGCAGCGTTTTCGCCAGCGGTTGCGTTTCCACGAAACGGGTGCCGTTTCCGCGCCGGATAGGCGCCTGAAGTTGACCGGTGTTTCGAAATGGTTGGCGTTCACGGCTTCGTTGACCCTATTCCTGCTGGCATTTGCGCTGCCCTGCTCGCAGTTGGGGCTGTGGGCCTGGAACAGCCTCAATGTGGATGCCCTGCGTCATCTCGAGCATGCGCTTAATACTTTGTTGTTGGGTATGGTCACGGCGGTGGTCACCACTGCGATCGCCATTGTGATTGCTTATTCGAAAAGCAGTAACCCCGGTCCGGTGATGCGTTGGGCTTCGCGACTGGCGACACTTGGGTACGCACTTCCTGGAACGGTGCTGGCCGTGGGTGTTTTTATTCCAGCCGCCTGGCTCGACAACAGATTGCTGAACACGCTCGGAGAATTAACAGGTATCAAAGCGGAAATTTTCATCCAAGGTTCGCTGGGACTCCTGATCGTCGCTTACGCTATCCGTTTCATGGCTGCCGGTTTTGGTTCGGTGGACAGCGCAATGCAGCGCATCACGCCGTCCATCGTTGAGGCGGCGCGCTCTATGGGGACAAGGGGCACCGCGTTATTAAAACGCATCTATCTGCCAATGACTCGAACCGGCGTTTTCACCGCCGCGATTTTCGTGCTTGTGGACGTGATGAAGGAGATGCCCATCACGCTCATGATGCGTCCCTTCAATTGGGATACTCTCGCGGTCAAAATTTTCGAATACACTTCAGAGGGGGAATGGGAGTTGGCCGCGTTGCCTGCCGTTGGTTTGATTCTGACGGGTTTGCTCCCTGTCCTGTTGCTAACACAAAGGTCGGAATCTATTAAGTAA
- a CDS encoding AI-2E family transporter, translating to MDRKPNTQAFFLALAVAVALTIFLYYSRRVIMPFFVAFALAYLLDPLVDRLETWKLSRTLSVSSLLLVFFASILGACLLIFPLLRIQAENLTRNLPKYIDVVQDWLRPFLEKIAGLDQQKIQEILNEGMARFGELPLKILSFTTSFLWDSLSSLFSVILMVANLVIIPVVMFYLLRDFDKINEKILALIPPRYKEKTVETVREIDRVLASFVRGQLMVGLLMGLLYSLGLFLIGTPMSLFIGLVAGLANLVPYLGVIVGFFPAALLTYLQVQEWLPVLWVVGVFGVVQMLEGMVITPRVLGENIGLHPVAVIFAVLLGAELFGLVGIILGVPVVAVLNVLIRRGILQYKKSSLFSSEPKT from the coding sequence ATGGACCGGAAACCGAATACTCAGGCTTTCTTTCTGGCGCTGGCGGTTGCGGTCGCGCTCACTATTTTTCTCTATTATTCGCGCCGGGTGATCATGCCGTTTTTTGTGGCCTTCGCCCTGGCCTATTTGCTGGACCCGCTGGTGGACCGGCTGGAAACATGGAAACTGTCGCGCACTTTGTCGGTCAGTTCCCTGTTGTTGGTTTTCTTCGCGTCGATCCTGGGCGCCTGTCTTTTAATCTTCCCGCTTCTTAGAATACAGGCGGAAAATCTGACCCGGAATTTACCGAAATACATTGACGTGGTGCAGGATTGGCTGCGTCCGTTTTTGGAGAAAATCGCCGGCCTGGACCAGCAGAAGATTCAGGAAATTCTGAATGAAGGCATGGCCCGCTTTGGCGAGCTGCCCTTGAAAATTCTGAGTTTCACCACCTCGTTTCTCTGGGATTCTTTGTCCAGCCTGTTCAGCGTCATTCTGATGGTGGCCAATCTGGTGATCATTCCGGTGGTCATGTTTTATCTTTTGCGGGATTTCGACAAGATCAACGAAAAAATCCTGGCTCTGATTCCACCCCGTTATAAGGAGAAAACGGTGGAGACGGTGCGAGAGATCGACCGGGTGCTTGCCAGTTTTGTCCGCGGTCAGTTGATGGTGGGGTTGTTGATGGGCTTGCTTTATTCGCTGGGGCTTTTTTTGATCGGCACTCCCATGAGCCTTTTCATAGGTCTGGTAGCCGGGTTGGCAAACCTGGTTCCTTATCTGGGGGTCATTGTCGGCTTCTTCCCCGCCGCTCTTTTGACCTACTTGCAGGTTCAGGAATGGCTTCCGGTTTTATGGGTGGTGGGGGTGTTTGGCGTGGTGCAGATGCTGGAAGGCATGGTCATCACACCCAGGGTGCTGGGAGAGAATATCGGCCTGCATCCCGTCGCCGTTATATTTGCGGTCCTGCTGGGCGCCGAGTTGTTTGGCCTGGTGGGAATTATTCTTGGCGTTCCGGTGGTTGCGGTGCTCAATGTTTTGATCCGCCGGGGAATTTTGCAATACAAAAAGTCTTCCCTGTTCAGTTCAGAGCCAAAGACGTAG
- the mqnC gene encoding cyclic dehypoxanthine futalosine synthase translates to MVEAILKKALDGERIDGKEALELFSTHDNLLLGNVASRLARKKSQDRIITYIVDRNINYTNICVTDCAFCAFYRKEQDEDAYVLPFETIAAKIEETMALGGRQILLQGGHNIHLRIDYFEDLFRRIKEKYDIHLHALSPPEIVHTSKISKLSIDETIKRLHAAGLDSIPGGGAEILVDRVRGKTSPLKCSTDEWLDVMGKAHGMGIPTTATMMFGHVETLEDRVEHLLRVREQQDKTAGFTAFIPWPFQPGNTELSLDMGIKSAVSGLDYLKTLAVSRIVLDNFDNIQSSWVTQGPKIGQVALYYGANDMGSTMLEENVVRAAGTVHCLNESDIRRLIADGGFTPQKRNMRYEFV, encoded by the coding sequence ATGGTAGAAGCTATTCTGAAAAAAGCCCTCGATGGAGAAAGAATCGATGGCAAAGAGGCGCTGGAACTGTTTTCCACGCACGACAACCTTCTTTTGGGGAACGTGGCCTCCCGGCTGGCCCGCAAGAAAAGCCAGGATCGGATCATCACCTACATCGTCGACCGCAATATCAACTACACCAACATCTGCGTCACCGATTGCGCCTTCTGCGCCTTCTACCGCAAAGAGCAGGACGAAGACGCCTATGTCCTTCCCTTTGAAACCATCGCCGCAAAAATCGAAGAAACCATGGCGCTGGGAGGGCGGCAGATCCTCCTGCAAGGGGGGCATAACATCCACCTGCGCATCGATTATTTCGAGGATCTTTTCCGCCGGATTAAGGAAAAATATGACATCCACCTGCACGCTCTTTCCCCGCCGGAAATCGTTCACACCAGCAAGATCTCCAAACTATCCATCGATGAAACCATCAAACGATTACACGCCGCAGGGCTGGACTCCATTCCCGGCGGCGGCGCGGAGATTCTGGTCGACCGGGTGCGCGGTAAAACCAGCCCGTTAAAATGCTCGACCGACGAATGGCTGGACGTGATGGGCAAAGCGCATGGCATGGGCATCCCCACCACCGCCACCATGATGTTCGGTCATGTCGAAACTCTGGAAGACCGGGTGGAGCATTTACTGCGCGTTCGCGAGCAACAGGATAAAACCGCAGGATTCACCGCCTTCATCCCCTGGCCCTTTCAGCCGGGAAACACCGAACTCAGTCTCGACATGGGAATAAAATCCGCCGTCAGCGGTCTGGATTATTTAAAGACCCTGGCCGTCAGCCGCATCGTTCTGGACAATTTTGACAACATCCAGTCGTCCTGGGTGACGCAGGGACCCAAGATCGGCCAAGTGGCGTTGTATTACGGTGCGAATGACATGGGAAGCACCATGCTGGAAGAAAACGTCGTCCGTGCTGCAGGGACGGTTCATTGCCTCAACGAAAGCGATATCCGGCGGCTCATCGCCGATGGCGGCTTCACCCCGCAGAAACGCAACATGCGCTACGAGTTCGTTTGA
- the trzA gene encoding chlorohydrolase codes for MNRLAQFIFLLATLVFVYPAKCFGNALSIPSRTLIQNASLTITMDPSLGEGKLGLVKNSDLLFDTKILSIGKNLPAGEAKIINGKGKLILPGFVDVHNHLWQSLIRGCGADKELMGWLKECVSSMKGTVIDEEAAYAGVRISTLDLLSTGVTTVVDNSHGFTPQFVRGNLRALEDSRLRYVIALCGKDKESSIQNILKVKSEIIDKNHLASLQICSHPAPKSLSNLKAMSRLSRELNVPFNVHLLESRSQIQEKPLALLQQADALNPRLFVNHAVHVNEEEISLLSEHRVSIAHNPLSNMRLGSGITPLPKLHSAGLKIGLGLDGGTNDTSDMFGNMRAAVGLQRIRAMNGTVYPQVEDILRIATLGGAEALHMENEIGSLSPGKAADIVVMDALEFNFAPEWDVVNQIVFNGQPRNVKTVFVEGKALWVEGQPVLKETTRQHLIAKAQKAVERIKQRLSLIPQDKN; via the coding sequence ATGAATCGACTGGCACAATTTATTTTTCTGCTAGCTACCCTTGTTTTTGTCTATCCCGCGAAATGTTTTGGCAATGCTTTAAGCATCCCTTCCCGGACTCTGATTCAAAACGCCTCGTTAACCATTACCATGGACCCCAGCCTGGGCGAAGGAAAGCTGGGACTCGTAAAAAACTCCGATCTTCTTTTCGACACAAAAATCCTTTCCATAGGAAAAAACCTTCCTGCAGGCGAAGCTAAAATTATTAATGGGAAAGGCAAACTAATTTTGCCGGGTTTCGTGGACGTCCATAATCACCTTTGGCAATCCTTGATCCGGGGATGCGGAGCGGACAAGGAGTTGATGGGCTGGCTCAAAGAATGCGTGAGTTCCATGAAGGGCACGGTGATCGACGAAGAAGCCGCTTATGCAGGAGTCCGGATCAGCACCCTGGACCTTTTATCCACGGGCGTCACCACAGTAGTGGATAATTCGCATGGCTTTACCCCTCAATTCGTTCGAGGCAATCTTCGGGCTTTGGAAGATTCCAGGTTAAGATATGTTATTGCCCTCTGTGGCAAGGACAAAGAAAGCTCCATACAAAATATATTGAAGGTCAAATCGGAAATCATCGATAAAAATCACCTGGCATCCCTGCAGATTTGTTCTCACCCGGCGCCCAAATCACTTTCCAATCTCAAAGCCATGAGCCGTTTATCCAGAGAATTGAATGTTCCGTTTAACGTGCATTTACTGGAAAGCCGGAGCCAGATTCAGGAAAAACCCCTTGCGCTTTTGCAACAGGCAGATGCTCTGAACCCCCGATTGTTTGTCAACCACGCCGTTCACGTAAACGAAGAAGAAATTTCACTTCTGTCTGAACATCGCGTGTCTATTGCCCACAATCCATTGAGCAATATGAGACTGGGCTCCGGGATCACGCCGCTTCCAAAACTTCATTCCGCGGGACTAAAAATCGGTTTGGGTTTGGATGGGGGAACCAACGACACCAGCGATATGTTTGGAAATATGAGGGCCGCTGTAGGATTGCAGCGCATTCGCGCAATGAATGGGACGGTTTATCCACAGGTCGAAGATATTTTAAGGATTGCCACTTTGGGAGGAGCAGAGGCTTTGCATATGGAAAATGAAATCGGCTCTCTCTCACCAGGGAAAGCGGCCGATATTGTCGTGATGGACGCTTTGGAATTTAATTTCGCCCCCGAATGGGATGTGGTGAACCAAATTGTATTCAACGGTCAACCGCGCAACGTTAAAACCGTGTTTGTCGAGGGAAAAGCGCTATGGGTTGAGGGCCAGCCGGTTCTAAAAGAAACCACCCGGCAACATCTGATAGCGAAAGCTCAAAAAGCCGTAGAGCGGATCAAACAAAGGCTGAGCCTCATACCTCAAGACAAAAATTGA
- a CDS encoding ABC transporter ATP-binding protein, translating into MAEILRVNTLHKHYGDHHVVKGISFVLEKGDIGCLLGPSGCGKTTLLRCIAGFEPLTSGSISVDGREVSGRNYVAPERRRMGMVFQDNALFPHLTVAGNVAFGLKHRTRADKRNIVRNLLNTVGLAEKEGKYPHELSGGQQQRVALARALAPEPQLILLDEPFSNLDVELRESLSVEIRTILKRFSITALLVTHNQTEAFAMADRVGVISDGVMEQWDTPYGIYHRPATAAVAKFVGEGVLIHGTPSGNGTVSCALGKLKVDSGLPKEKQLKVLVRPEDIMIDEAGALQAVIADKQFRGPNILYTLKLASGEKLLVLVQSHETHALGEKIRFRLEMDDVVLFPDPDDFDDTAAQLGVDE; encoded by the coding sequence ATGGCTGAAATCCTTAGAGTCAACACATTGCACAAACACTATGGAGACCATCATGTGGTCAAAGGAATTTCCTTTGTTCTGGAAAAAGGCGACATTGGCTGTCTGCTCGGACCCAGCGGTTGCGGTAAAACGACCCTGTTGCGCTGTATTGCGGGCTTCGAGCCGCTAACTTCCGGCAGTATTTCTGTCGACGGGCGCGAAGTCAGCGGCCGTAACTACGTGGCTCCAGAGCGCCGGCGCATGGGCATGGTGTTTCAGGATAACGCTTTATTCCCGCATCTGACGGTGGCGGGCAACGTTGCGTTTGGCCTGAAGCACCGCACCCGCGCCGACAAGAGGAACATCGTTCGTAATCTTTTAAACACCGTGGGGCTGGCGGAAAAGGAAGGAAAATACCCGCATGAATTGTCCGGTGGACAACAGCAGCGTGTCGCGCTGGCCCGTGCACTGGCTCCCGAACCACAATTAATCCTTCTGGATGAGCCTTTTTCCAACCTCGACGTGGAACTTCGCGAATCGCTTTCGGTGGAAATACGCACCATCCTGAAGCGGTTCTCCATCACCGCGCTTCTGGTCACACACAATCAGACGGAAGCCTTTGCGATGGCCGACCGGGTCGGCGTTATTTCCGACGGAGTGATGGAACAGTGGGACACTCCCTACGGAATTTACCACCGCCCCGCCACCGCGGCGGTGGCGAAATTTGTGGGCGAAGGTGTTTTGATTCACGGAACCCCGTCGGGGAACGGAACGGTTTCCTGTGCGTTGGGAAAGCTCAAGGTGGATTCCGGTCTTCCAAAGGAAAAACAGTTAAAGGTTCTGGTGCGGCCGGAAGATATTATGATCGACGAGGCCGGTGCGTTGCAGGCGGTGATCGCCGATAAACAGTTTCGCGGCCCCAACATCCTCTATACGCTTAAGCTTGCCAGCGGCGAAAAATTGCTCGTTCTGGTGCAGAGCCATGAGACCCATGCTCTGGGAGAGAAGATCCGGTTTCGTCTCGAAATGGATGACGTGGTGCTTTTTCCCGATCCCGATGATTTTGACGATACAGCGGCCCAGTTGGGAGTTGACGAGTGA
- the rluB gene encoding pseudouridine synthase — protein sequence MKKRLQKIIADAGLASRREAERWIEDGQVKVNGQVVMQLGSLADPAVDKIAVKGKPLPKSQEKTFLILNKPPSCLTTMKDESRGRRTVMDFVKQVPGRVFPVGRLDYNTQGILLFTNDGGLAKKLLEPKYQLERTYQVKVRGVPDEKKLNRIRKGIRLDNIPTAPVKVKVLRVSGKNCVLVMNLTEGKNRHIKRICEVVGHPVVKLKRTHFGKLNLTGLPLGSFRFLSPREIKGLYSVVSQSA from the coding sequence ATGAAAAAGCGCCTGCAAAAAATCATCGCCGACGCGGGGCTTGCCTCCCGCCGGGAAGCGGAACGATGGATTGAAGACGGCCAGGTCAAGGTCAACGGCCAGGTTGTGATGCAATTGGGGTCGCTTGCCGATCCCGCTGTGGATAAGATTGCGGTGAAGGGCAAACCGCTTCCCAAGTCCCAGGAAAAAACCTTTCTCATTCTCAACAAACCCCCCAGTTGTTTGACCACCATGAAGGATGAATCACGCGGCCGGCGCACGGTGATGGATTTCGTCAAACAGGTGCCTGGCAGGGTCTTTCCGGTGGGCCGGTTGGATTACAACACGCAGGGGATTTTACTGTTCACCAACGACGGTGGTCTCGCCAAAAAATTACTCGAGCCAAAATACCAGCTGGAGCGCACCTATCAGGTCAAAGTCCGGGGGGTTCCCGATGAAAAGAAGCTGAACCGGATTCGAAAGGGAATCCGGCTGGACAATATTCCCACGGCTCCTGTGAAGGTCAAGGTGCTGAGAGTCAGCGGTAAAAACTGTGTGCTGGTCATGAACCTGACCGAGGGGAAAAACCGCCACATCAAACGGATTTGCGAAGTGGTGGGTCACCCCGTCGTCAAGTTGAAAAGAACGCATTTCGGCAAGCTCAACTTGACGGGGCTGCCGCTTGGCAGTTTTCGTTTCCTTTCGCCAAGAGAGATCAAAGGGTTGTACAGCGTCGTCAGCCAGAGTGCCTGA
- the dcd gene encoding 2'-deoxycytidine 5'-triphosphate deaminase: MPASKGLLDDLKGKRGYLPYQMIEAACQQGYIHSEVPIAPSQLQPVSLDLRLGPKAYRIQCSFLPENDTVEEKLKDVKLYEFDISGDGGILEKGAIYLIPLMEALNFPSAMFGLANPKSSTGRLDMFTRVIIDHGHRFDEIRKEYKGKLYLEIIPRSFPVKVKAGLTLNQLRIGYVASATLGNQGLEPEYKNNPILFDGNGFAIPYNLIKIKEGIYISVELSGKGENVIAYKAKTNSSVIDLSKINHYRAEDFWEPIYRTRNDRLILEPECFYIMMSKEKICIAPNLLAEMVAYEPNSGELRTHYAGFFDPGFGWAEDEPSLNLGTPAVMEVRPHDVPFMVEDGQTFCRLKFDKVIATPKKIYGKEIKSNYHSQGLALSKYFKK, encoded by the coding sequence ATGCCCGCCTCAAAAGGCCTTCTGGATGATTTGAAGGGCAAACGGGGATATCTGCCTTATCAGATGATTGAAGCGGCCTGCCAGCAGGGATACATACATTCTGAGGTGCCGATCGCTCCATCGCAGTTGCAGCCGGTGAGTCTCGATCTGCGGCTTGGACCCAAGGCGTACCGCATCCAATGCAGTTTTCTGCCTGAGAACGATACGGTTGAAGAGAAGCTGAAGGATGTGAAGCTCTATGAGTTCGATATTTCCGGCGACGGCGGCATCCTCGAAAAAGGCGCGATTTACTTGATTCCGCTCATGGAGGCACTGAATTTCCCGTCCGCCATGTTCGGGCTGGCTAACCCGAAAAGCTCCACCGGGCGGCTCGACATGTTCACCCGCGTCATCATCGACCACGGGCACCGTTTCGATGAAATCCGCAAAGAGTACAAAGGGAAACTGTATCTTGAGATCATTCCCCGCTCGTTTCCCGTCAAGGTGAAAGCCGGGCTGACGCTCAATCAGTTGAGAATCGGGTATGTCGCCTCGGCGACGCTGGGAAACCAGGGCCTGGAACCGGAATACAAAAATAATCCCATCCTGTTCGATGGCAACGGGTTTGCCATTCCCTATAATTTGATAAAAATCAAAGAGGGGATTTATATCAGCGTCGAGTTGTCGGGCAAAGGCGAGAATGTCATTGCCTACAAAGCGAAAACCAATTCCAGTGTTATTGATTTGTCAAAAATCAACCATTACCGCGCAGAAGATTTCTGGGAGCCCATTTACCGGACCCGCAATGACCGTTTGATTCTGGAGCCGGAATGTTTTTACATCATGATGTCGAAAGAAAAAATCTGTATCGCCCCCAACCTGCTCGCGGAAATGGTGGCCTATGAACCCAACAGCGGCGAATTGCGGACTCACTACGCCGGTTTTTTCGATCCCGGCTTTGGCTGGGCGGAAGACGAACCTTCCCTGAACCTTGGAACCCCCGCGGTGATGGAGGTGCGTCCGCATGACGTTCCCTTCATGGTGGAGGATGGGCAAACGTTTTGCCGGTTGAAGTTCGACAAGGTCATTGCAACCCCCAAAAAGATATATGGGAAGGAAATTAAGTCCAATTACCACTCGCAGGGTTTGGCGCTCAGCAAGTATTTCAAGAAATGA
- the fosA_2 gene encoding fosfomycin resistance glutathione transferase: MKLDGIHHIALNVKDLDRAERFYTEVLGFKVTHRFSKGLRHLMLDTGNAAIALFEAPDLDVKEAMDQLSEKGYLHLAFKIHRDRFPSIIEELKKNNVVIDGGPVKRGDGESIYFNDPDHNHLEIHCDH; encoded by the coding sequence ATGAAACTCGACGGAATTCACCACATCGCCCTCAATGTCAAAGATCTGGACCGCGCCGAACGGTTTTACACAGAAGTTCTCGGATTCAAGGTCACGCACCGCTTTTCAAAAGGATTGCGGCACCTGATGCTGGACACGGGAAACGCCGCTATCGCCCTGTTTGAAGCCCCCGATCTGGACGTTAAAGAAGCGATGGACCAACTGAGCGAAAAAGGGTATCTCCATCTGGCCTTTAAAATTCACCGCGACCGGTTTCCGTCCATCATCGAAGAGTTGAAAAAAAATAACGTCGTGATCGACGGCGGCCCGGTAAAACGCGGCGACGGCGAATCGATTTACTTCAACGACCCGGATCACAATCATCTCGAAATTCATTGCGACCACTGA
- a CDS encoding putative binding protein component of ABC iron transporter, translated as MNKALLTFILAVFAGGNVASSYADELVVYSARKEYLIKPLFDAYTAKTGIPIKYITGKAGALLERLKAEGSRTPADLFITVDAGNLWKAAEEGVLQPVESATLKANVPTHLHDPENRWFGLSVRARTIVYNKKKVSPSDLSNYTSLGDSKWKGRLLLRTSKKVYNQSLVASLIAEKGEATAEKVVASWIANLPVEPFSSDTKALEAVIAGVGDVTVVNTYYFGRLLKKDPEIPLAIFWPDQGGSGVHMNVSGAGVTRHSKRRDQAVKLLEWLSTAEAQETFASLNLEYPVNSTVKSDPLVASWGEFKGNPMNVARYGKYQAQAIKLMDRVGYK; from the coding sequence ATGAATAAAGCCCTTCTCACTTTCATCCTTGCGGTATTTGCGGGAGGCAATGTGGCTTCCTCATATGCAGACGAATTAGTGGTCTACTCGGCGCGCAAGGAATATCTCATCAAACCGCTTTTCGACGCCTACACCGCCAAAACGGGCATTCCAATTAAGTATATCACCGGCAAAGCCGGCGCTCTTCTCGAACGTTTAAAGGCTGAAGGTTCCAGGACTCCCGCCGACCTGTTTATCACTGTTGATGCCGGCAACCTGTGGAAGGCCGCAGAAGAAGGGGTCCTGCAGCCAGTGGAATCGGCAACGCTCAAGGCCAACGTTCCCACTCATCTGCACGATCCTGAAAATCGCTGGTTTGGTTTGTCGGTGCGGGCCCGCACAATTGTCTATAATAAGAAAAAGGTTTCACCATCGGACCTGAGTAATTACACTTCATTGGGCGATTCGAAATGGAAAGGGCGCTTGTTACTGCGCACGTCGAAGAAAGTATACAACCAGTCGCTGGTGGCTTCTCTCATTGCGGAAAAAGGCGAAGCAACAGCGGAAAAGGTCGTTGCCTCTTGGATTGCCAATCTCCCAGTTGAACCGTTTTCAAGCGATACCAAAGCTCTTGAGGCCGTAATCGCTGGAGTCGGCGATGTGACCGTAGTCAACACCTATTATTTTGGCCGTCTATTGAAGAAAGATCCCGAAATTCCTTTAGCCATTTTCTGGCCTGATCAGGGCGGCTCGGGAGTGCATATGAATGTGTCCGGCGCCGGTGTGACCCGGCACAGTAAGCGACGGGACCAGGCGGTGAAACTTTTGGAATGGCTGTCCACTGCGGAAGCTCAGGAAACGTTTGCTTCGCTGAACCTGGAGTATCCTGTCAATTCGACGGTCAAATCGGATCCTCTGGTTGCCAGCTGGGGCGAATTCAAGGGCAATCCGATGAACGTTGCCAGGTATGGAAAGTACCAGGCGCAGGCGATCAAGCTCATGGACCGTGTCGGTTACAAATAG